The region ATGCTAATTTAAATAATATCAATGCTATTTTCAACGGAAGATTGTCTTATTCCAAAGGTGGATATGTGGTGAGAATGATAAAATGGATTCTGGGGGAAACCGCTTTTTATCAGGCTTTAAAGGATTATCACGCAAGACCGGCTTTAGCTTACAATTATGTAAGGACCGTTGATCTTAAAAACTCTATTTTGCAGTCTACAGGAAAAGACCTTACAGAATTTTTCAACGACTGGATTTATGGGCAAGGTTATCCGACTTATGATATCCGATGGAAGCAGACAGGCAATCAGATTACTTTCAAAGCTTCACAGACTCAAAGTAATTCTTCCGTAAGTTTTTATGAAATGCCTTTACCTATAAAAGTAACGGGAACCGGAGGACAAGTTGCCTATTTTGCTTTAGATAACACCGTGAATAACCAATATTTTACACAGGCAGTAGCTTTCCCTGTAAGCACGGTAGAGTTCAATTACGAATATCAGATCATTGAGAAAAATTCAACGGTAACGCAGGATAATACTTTGAGTACCTCAGATTTTAGTAAGGATGAATTTGCACTATATCCAAATCCTGCAAAAAACGTGATCAATATAAAAGGAGTTGAAAAAGCTACAGATTTCGCCATCTATTTTATTGATGGAAAATTAGTAAGAAAAGAGGTATATCAACCTGGAAAAGCCATTAATATTTCAGAATTGATTCCCGGAACTTATATATTTAAAATAAAAGATAAGAACATAAAATTTTTAAAGAAATAAAATGAAAACCTTCAGAAGCTCTGAAGGTTTTTCTTTAATAAAGATTAATTAAAAGAGATAGGATAGAAAGAATACGTTGGTCTTTCCGCTGAAAGAATAAGAAAAATTAATTCCATAATATGTTTATTTAAAGATGAGTATATATTTAGATGTGGAAGTTTTTCTGCTTTTTAATTGCTCTGTTGGCTTTTCTGGTAGCTTTTCTTACTTTGAAATCGAACCATTTTTCTTTAAACAGATTTCGCATGATGTTGTCAAAATGTCTTATCAGAACGAGATTTTTAAAGCCTCTCCATTTTTCCAGCCAGCTTGAAGGTAAAGCTCTGATGGAAACAGAATATCCCTCCGTTTCATATTGGATATAATGCCACCATCCGGAAGGAATGTAAAGTGTTTCTCCGGGATTAATGACAGCTTCATATCCATCTATGTATTTCAATCCCGGGAATTCCTGATAATCCGGTTCTTTGATATTGGTAATTGAGTGAAAATTGTAAGGAAGCTTATAAAGGAGATCTGATTGTTCCCAAGGAAAAAGCCAGATCTTTTTGATGCCCTGAAACTGGGTGATGAAAACGTGCGACATATCAATATCCACATGATTCCGGGTAATAGAACCTTCACCTCCAAAAAACATAAAAGGAAGCCATTTCAGAATTTTTCCTTTCGTAACATCATTGTATCGAATATCATTTTTAAGTTCAGGTTTAATGCTTAATAAATTAAAAAGGAAAAGACGATGTTCGGTAGGAGACGAGGTGATTAAATCGAGGTAGTCAGAAAAAGTGCTTTGACCGATCGGCTTACTGGCCACTCTGTCCAAAGATTCGATTTCACTTCCATAAATATTGACTTGATGATCGCCTGCAATTTCCTTAAAATAATCATAGTTCCATTTTTTGAATGCAGGACTTTCAGAATCGACAAAATCTTTTAAAATCACAGGTTTTGCAGGCTTCAAGTAAGTTTTGAGAAAGTCTCCGGAGGATATATTTTCAATTTTTTGTACTGGTGATAATCGCATTTTACTGAATTTAAATGACAAATATAATTAATAGTCTACTAAAATTATAGACTATTAACGAAAATATTAGTATTTTATTTAGGCACTTAGAATAAAAATGAGAAAAGCTATGAGTTTACCACGATTTTATTAAATTAGCACATCTTAAAAAATTATTAGAAATGATCTCTAAAAAGTATCTTGAAAACTTACAGAACGAACTACAGAATATTGATAACGACGGACTTTACAAAAGAGAAAGAATCATTACCTCTCAGCAGAGTGCAGAAATAGAAGCGAACGGAAAGAAGCTGCTGAACTTCTGTGCGAACAATTATTTGGGATTATCTAATAATCCGGAAGTGATGAAAGCTTCTCAGGATATGATTCAATCTCACGGTTACGGTATGTCTTCGGTACGTTTTATCTGCGGAACTCAGGATATTCATAAGCAATTGGAGCAAAAGATCGCTGACTTCTTAGGATTGGAAGATACAATCCTTTATGCAGCTTGTTTTGATGCAAACGGAGGTGTTTTTGAACCGTTATTTACAGAAGAAGATGCTATTATTTCTGATGAACTGAACCATGCATCCATTATTGATGGTGTTCGTTTGTGTAAAGCTGCAAGATACCGTTACAAAAACAATAATATGGAGGATCTGGAAGCTCAGTTGATCGCTGCTTCAGAAAAAAATCACCGTTTTAAAATTATTGTGACCGACGGAGTGTTCTCTATGGACGGAATCGTCGCAGATCTGAAAGGAGTTTGTGACTTAGCAGATAAATATGATGCTTTGGTAATGGTAGATGATTCTCACGCAACCGGTTTCATCGGAAAAACAGGCCGTGGAACTCACGAAGCAAACGAAGTGATGGGTAGAGTAGATATTATTACCTCTACATTAGGAAAAGCTCTTGGTGGTGCTTTGGGAGGATTTACTTCTGGTAAAAAAGAAATTATTGATATGTTGAGACAGCGTTCAAGACCGTATTTATTTTCAAACTCATTGGCTCCGGGAATCGTGGGTGCAGCTTTGAAAGTATTGGATATGATCTCTGAAGACACTTCTCTTCGTGATAAAGTAATGGAAAATGCAGAATATTTCAGAGCTGAAATGAAGTCTAAAGGTTTCGATATTCCTGATGGTGATGCTGCTATCGTTCCGGTAATGCTTTACGATGCACCTTTAGCCCAAAAAATGGCGGAAAAACTGATGGATGAGGGAATTTATGTGATCGGATTCTTCTATCCGGTTGTACCGAAAGGAAAAGCAAGAATCAGAGTTCAGCTTTCTGCGGCGCATACAAGAGCACATTTGGATAAAGCAATTGCCGCTTTCGAAAAAGTAGGAAAAGAATTAGGAGTGATTTCTTAAGACAAAAATAAAGTTATTCTACATTTGTAGAGCAAGACAGGATTTCTTATATTTACAGAAATCCTGTTTTTTTATGAAAAAAATATTCATTGTTTTAGTCGTTTCATTATTTACGTTTTCATGCCAGATGAAGATGAATCAATATATAAAAGTGAGCGAAAAATCTCAGAAAAGACATGGCAAATGGAAAGAAGAATATTCTACCAATGAAGGAACTCTTGTTGCTGTCGGCAGATATAAGAAAGGAGAAAAAGTAGGAGTATGGAAAACTTATTTTGATAACAAACGGTATCAAAAAGAAAATATTCGGAAAGATATTACGAAGATCAAAAGATATTTTCCAACCGGAACCATCATGGAAAAAGGACAGACCAAGCTTGAAATTTCTCAGAACGAACGCCATTGGTTTTATTCCGGAATCTGGAAATATTATGATGATAAAGGAAACCTTCTATATACCAAGAAATATTACACAGGAAGCAAAGCAGACAGTATTCCCGCAATAAAAAAACAATAAATACTTGTAAAGACCGTTTTTCTCAAAATGATATAGCAAGTTTAGTCCGAATTTTTCAGATTAAATTCTCTTTTTTTCCGAAATAAGCTATCTTTGCGCATAATTTATTTACATGTTTTTAAAGTCCGAATATCGTGTTGAATTTTCTAAATCAAAAGAAGATGTTTTAGAAAATATTAAAAACAGTATATTTGGTGGTTTTCCTGATTTTTTTGGTAAAAGTTTTACAGGAAAGGTTTTTGAAAATGGTTTTAAAGTAAGATTAATGGAAAAAGGTTCTCAATCTTTTAAGGGAAATTTTATTAAAAATAAAGAAGATCAATACAGTCTTGAATTATTTATTGGGCTTGAATTTTATCAAATATTAGGTCTTACTGCTTTCTTCTGTTTTTCACTAAATGCTTTGATAAGAAATTTTTCTGGAAATTATTATATCTTACTTATTTACTTAATTGTAATTGGTCTCATTACTTATAAAAATTATAGAGATTCAAAAAAAGAGAAACATTTGTTTTTTGACTATTTAAAAAACTTTGACAGAGACTGTGAAATTATTCCCCTAAAATAATATTGATTCAAATGCTGTATACTATCATCAAAGCTTTACATATTATCTTCATGGTAAGCTATTTTGCGGGAATTTTTTACCTCGTGAGAATTTTTGTTTACTATAAAGATACCGATGCGTTTGCCGAAGATAAAAAGAAGATCTTAAGAGAGCAATACACTTTCATGGCACGCCGACTTTGGAACATCATTACGGTTCCTGCCGGAGTCATTATGGCTGTTTGTGGACTGGTGATGATCTTTTTAAATCCGGGATTAATGAAAATGCCCTGGTTTCATTTAAAACTGACCTTCCTGATCGGTTTGGCGATTTACCATTACTGGTGCTGGAAAAAAGTGTTAAAACTGAAAGAACTTAACGGAAATACTTTAGAAACAGCGAATATCAAACTGAGACAGGCCAATGAAATCGCTACCTTTATTTTATTTCTGGTGGTTTTCACGGTAATCTTAAAATCGATGGTCATTGAATACTGGTGGCAATTAATTGCAGGATTTTTCGTTCTGGTATTTCTGATTATGATGACGGTAAAACTGGTTAATAAAAGTAAAAAGTAAAAAGATACAAGTAAAAAGCAGAGCGAAGTCAATGTATTTTTGTCAAATAATGAGACAATACATCTGACTTTTAACTTAAAACTTCTAACTAATATATGATTGCAATTTTTAAAAAAGAACTTTGGAGCTATTTTGGGAATTGGAGCGCATGGATTATCATTGCAGCTTTCAGTTTGGTAGCGACATTGTTTTTGTTTTTTTTCGAGAATGATTCCAACATTTTTGATATCGGGCTGGCTTCTTTACAAAGCTATTTCGTTTTGGTGCCTTGGTTATTAATGTTTATCATTCCGGCACTTTCCATGAAAACCTTTGCAGAAGAGCAGCAGACGGGAACATTAAACTGGCTGTTTTCTCAACCGCTGAAAGTTTCGGACCTGGTTCTTGGAAAATTTTTATCAGTTTGGGTAGTTGGGATTTTATGTCTTATTCCATCACTGATTTACCTTTATACAGTCTATGTTTTAGGAGTTCCGGAAGGAAATATCGACTTGGGAATGACCTTCGGAAGTTATTTCGGAATGGTTATTCTGATTGCAGCTTTTTCGGGAGTTGGAATTTTGGCTTCTTCGCTTGCTCAAAATCAGATTATGGCTTATTTGTTGGGTGTTTTAATGTGTTTCATCATGTATTTCGGGATCGAACAATTGGCAAGTTATAAATTATTGGGAGGAGCAGATTTTATATTGCAGAATATCGGTTTTTATCAACATTTCTTAGGCTTTACAAGAGGTCTTATTGATTTTAAAGATGTGGCTTATTTTGTTTTAATTATCGGAGTTACCTTAGTCTTGTCTAACCATTTTATTACTAAAAAGAAGTAGAATTATGAAGAAGATACAATTCAAATCCCCATTCGGAATTTTACTGTTTGTTATTTTGCCGTTGGTAATTATTCTTGCCATTTCGGGAATCAGATTAGACTTAACGAAAGAGAAAAGATATACGCTTTCCGATAATACGATCAAGGTTTTAGAATCGATCAAAAAACCGGTGATGGTAGATGTTTATCTGGAAGGAGATTTTCCTGCAAGCTTCAAGCAGCTGCAGAGTGAAACGAAATTCATGCTGGAGGCATTCAGAAAAATTAATCCGAAAATCGATTTCAAATTCATTGATCCTATGAAGAGTAAAATTTCTCAGGATACTTTGATGGCTATGGGAATGCAGCCTTCTGTACTTCCTGATGTGAAAGACGGAAAAGTTTCCCAGATTTATTTATTTCCTTATGCAGTGGTAAAATACAAAGGAAAAGGAGTTTCCATTCCTTTGGTTGTTCAGCAGAACGGGATTGATGCAGATCAGCAGCTGACAAAATCGATTGAGAATTTGGAATACAATCTGGTTTCAAACATCAAGAATATTGCAGTTGACAAAAGAAAGAAGATCGGAATTTTAGTGAATCAGGACGAACTAAGTCCGGAAGAATTCCAGGGATTCATGCACCTGGCAACAGAAAATTATGATGCAGGTCCAATTATTCCTAAAAATCAGACTGAACTGACATTGGCAGATGTTCCGATATTGAAGCAGATGAATGCTTTAGTGATTGCAAAACCAAGAAAAGCCTTTACAGACGGAGAAAAAGTGATTCTTGACCAGTACATTATGAACGGCGGAAAAACGTTGTGGATGATCGATGCGGTAAACGCTGAAATGGATACGTTGACAAGAGCTAAAAAAGTAATGCCTTTCCCGGTAGATATCAATATGACAGACTTTTTCTTCAACTACGGAATCAGAATCAATCCGGCGTTGGTAAAAGATGTGAAGAAATTTGCACTGTTGAGACTGGTAACGGGAGAAGTAGGAGGGAATCCTCAGTATACAAGTCTTCCTTGGCCGTATTTCCCGTTAGGAATTGCTGAAAAAAATGATCCGATCACGAAAAATATCAATCCTGTAAAGTTTGAATTCCCTACATCGATTGATACATTGGGCGGAAGGAAAAATATCAAAACAAAAGTTCTTTTCGAATCGAGTGAAAGAACCTTATTGAAACAGGTTCCGAATTATGTTGACCTGAAAGAAATTGCGAGTGTAGACAGCCTTGGACAAATGGAAAAACCAAGTACTCCGAAAATCTACGCCGTAGCAATGGAAGGAAAATTCAATTCTGCATACGCTTCAAGAATTGAAAGAAAATCTTACCCGGGCTTTAAAGGAACAAGTCCGGACAATAAAATGATTGTGATTGCAGACGGAGACGTGGGAAGAAATAAAGTGATCAAAGGACGACCTTTGCCTTTAGGCGTGGATATGCTCACCAACGAACAGTTTGGAAACGAGCAATTCCTAAGAAATGCCCTCGATTATCTTTTGGACGACAGCAATCTTATGGAGCTAAGAAACAGAAACATCGAAGAACGTCTTCTGGACCGACAGAGAATTACAGAAGAGAAAAACAACTGGCAATGGTTTAATTTGCTACTTCCTTTAGTGGTTATTGGAGCTTTAGGAGGATTGTTCTTCTGGTTGAGGAAGAAGAAATTTGGATAGGATATAAAAAAAGAGAAGCTGAAAAGCTTCTCTTTTTTTATTATAATTTATTCAGTAAGTAGATTAATTTATTATTCTCTTGTTTCAGAAACACGGACTGAAGATAATTTTTGAAAATTTTTATTTAGAAGATATTGTTTTAAAGATTTAGAATCTATTATTTTAACTATTTGATTTTTTTCTTTTATAATTTTAAATGATCTTACAATTTTGTTATCTCGATCAATAAAAAAGAGAGTGTTATTTTTAATTTTAAAAAAGTAATATTCAGGCCGTTGCTCTGTCCAAGCTACCTTTTCTAAACTTTCTGACTTAAATGAAGATAGTTTTGGAATAAATTCAATTTTGTCATTTATAAAATGTAGATCAATTTGTATAGTATCTTTAGAATTTATACTACTTTTTGTATTTGAAACCCAAGAAAATGTTTTTTCATTAAGCTCTTTCCAAACTTTTTGTTGAGAAAAAACATTATTGTAAAGTATAATTGTAAAGAAGATGACTGTTCTTTTATTAATCATTGTTAAAAATTATTGTTTTAAAAATAAGGAATTTTCATACAATGTATCTTCTCTGAAATGGGCTAATTTTTAATTTCAATTAAACAACCTCCTAAACTCTCCCGGAGACTGATTCGTTTTCTGTTTAAACAACTTACTAAAAGACTGGGGATGTTCAAATCCCAGTTCATAAGCAATCTCGCTTACAGAAAGATGGGTTGTACTCAGACGTTCTTTTGCCGTGTCGATGATCTTATTTTGTATATGTTGTTGGGTATTTTGTTGGGTGTGAATTCGCAATAAACTTCCCAGATAATTCGGTGAAATATTCATTTGTTCGGCAATGGCTTTTACAGAAGGAATGCCGTTTTCCATAAGATTTCCGTTTTCAAAATATTGGGAGAGAACTTCCTCAAACTTTTCCAGCAATTCATGACTGGATTTTTTCCGGGTAAAAAACTGACGCTCATAAAAACGTTCTGCATAGATCAGGAACAATTCAAGTTGGGCAACAATAAGTTCCTGTGTGAATTTATCAATATTCGTCTGATATTCCTTTTCAATATTTTTAAACAGATCTACAATAATTTTCTCTTCCTTATCCGAAAGAAAAAGAGCTTCATTGATCTGATAACTGAAAAATTCGTAGGATTTGATCTTCTTTGCAAGAGAAGTTCCCCAAAGAAAATCGGGGTGAATCAACAGTAAATATCCAGTGGGTTCCACTTCTACACCGGGTTTCATTTCAAGGCTCAAAAACTGAAGCGGAGAAACAAAACATAAGACACCGGAATCAAAATCATATTCCTGCTGTCCGTAATTGAACTTAGCATTTACATTCCGTTTCAAGCCGATCGAATAAAAATTCTGTATCCATTTCAGTTCCGTATCATCCACAGGATAACGGACTTTGCTGTAATCTATTAAGCTGATCAACGGATGTTCAGGATTCGGAAGATTACAGAAACTATGAAAATCGGAAAGCGAATTAAAACGAAACGTGTTTTTCATAATGACTAAGTTATTTAATTATTTCGGATCTAGGGTTTAATTTGAACCATTAAGATTATAAATAAGAAGTTAAGTTTAATTAAGAAAGATCAAATAAAATTGTCTCTACTTAAAGCGAAGCTCATCTTAATATTCTTGGCCACTTAAATAAACCTTAATGGTTTAAAAATTATTATAAAATCCTTCGGCAAGCTCAGGATGACACCGTGGAAAAAACGCTCCGTACTAATTATATTATAACAGTGAGTATTAGCGTCTGTCATCCTGAGCACAGATTGTAAATCTGCGAACGAAGTTCACGAAGGATCTATAACAATCTGAAAGCCGAAGTTTCCAAGTCTTGAATTTTTGCTTCTTTTGTTTCAAGACAAAAGAAAATACTTAAATCACAGTAGAAAATGTCAGTTCACTCCATTTTTCAGCATCACCTGTAATCCATTGAATCTTATTATTCAGGTATTCATCTGTTCCACTTCCCAATAAGAAATGTACTGGCGGATTTTCCACTTCACTGATGGCAATGATCGCTTCTGCTCCTTTATCAGGATCATTCGGTTGATTTCCGTTGATTTCATCAAGGTGAGCCTGTTCAGAATTTCTCGCCGCTTCATACTCAGGAATTGAATTTTCAGGAATTCTTACCGATTCTTTCGACAGGAAATCCGTTCTGAAATATCCGGGATAAACCACAGTTGCTTTTACTCCAAAGTCTTTGATTTCCTCGGCCAAAGCTTCGGTTAAGCCAGCCACAGCAAATTTGGTAGAGCAGTAAATTCCCCAACCCGGAAAATTCCCTGAATATCCTCCGATCGAAGAAATGTTGAAAATATGTCCTGATCTTTGCAGACGAAGATGGGGCATTGCATTTCTGATCACGTTTAATGTTCCGAAAACATTGACATCAAAATTGGCTCTCGCTTCTTTGTCGGAAAGTTCTTCCAATGTACCTAGTTGTCCGTAACCTGCATTGTTCACGACAATATCTAATTGTCCGAAATGTTCAATGGTTTTAGCAATAGCAGATTGTACATTTTCATTATCAGTTAAGCTTACTTCAAGCGGTAAAAATGTTTCCGAAGTTGTCCCGATTTCAGAAATAAGAGACTGTACATTTCTTGTTGTAGCGGCTACACGATAATTCTGTTGTAATAATTTTTTGATTAAAGCTAATCCAAGTCCTTTTGAAGCTCCTGTCACGAACCATACTTTTTTTGTTTCCATTTTTAAAATATTTATTGGTTTTAATTGATGGTACAAAGGTGGGAAGATGACAGATGAGAAAAGTAGCTCAATCAACGAATGATGTAATCGAATCGTGAATGTTGTTGAATAAAAAAAGAGAAACCCGAAAGCTTCTCTTCACACTGTTATTTTAAAAAATTACCAAGGACTGATTCCTGTTTCATCCTCAATATCGTTGCTGTAATATTGTCCGGTTGGAGCATGTTCATCCGTCAAAGTATGCTTAATAATGAAGTTTGCTGCACTTTCTACGGAACCTGGCCCGCTGTGCGCATTGAAATCTGTTGCTGTATAACCGGGATCTATTACGTTGACTTTAAAAGGTAAATCTTTCAGTTCGTAAGCCAAAACAATGGTATACGCATTCAAAGCTGCTTTTGAAGTTCCGTAACCGGCTGTTTTGACATTGTAATATTTCCAGGACGGATCACTGTGTAATGTTAATGAACCTAATCCTGAAGTAATATTGCTGATTCTGGGGCTGTCCGATTTTTTAAGCAAATCAAGAAAAGCCTGTGTTACACTGATGACCCCAAAGAAGTTGGTATCAAAAATGGTTTGAATCTCCTGAATGGAAAAATCTGAAGCCTGTTGAGGTGTATTTCCTAAAATCCCTGCATTATTGATCAGAATATCCAGCTTTCCGTGCTCATTTTCTATAATATTTTTTGCTTTTGAAATCGATTCTGGATTGGTAACTTCAATTTCAATGGCTTTGATATTTTCAAATCCCTGTTCATTCAATATTTTTACTGCTTTTTCACCGTTTTCAAGATTTCGGCTGCCTAAATAAACGAATAATCCTTTTGCTGAAAGTTGTTTTGCTGTTTCTAGACCAATGCTTCTGTTGGCTCCTGTAATTAATACTGTTTTCATTTTTTTATTTTAATTGATGATGTAAAATTCCGTCAATTAAATAAGGTGGCATTTGCCATTTGACAAAAAAGGAAATTTTGTATTAAAAACTATCTTATATTTTTCCTGATTCTGCTTAAAGAAGACTGGGTAACTCCCAAATACGAAGCCACATAAGAAAGTGGAATTCTGTTGACAGCAGTAGGATAGATTTCCAGAAATTTCAGATAACGGGTGGTTGCATCTTCTGAAACAAGCGGGCTTCTTCTTTCTACTTTTTGAATCAGTGCTCTTGAAATAATCTTATGGACAATTGCATCAAAACTGACAATTGTTTGTAAAAGTTCTAGCCAGTCTTTTCTTTGAAATACAATCATTTTACAGTCCGTCACTGCCTGAACATAGGCGCTTGAGCAAATCTGATTGTCAAAACTTTCAAGATCTACGACGAGATTGTTTTCTTCAATAAAATATTTTGTTATTTCTTCACTTTTATTATTGTAGTAGCACACACGAAGGATCCCGTCAATAACGAATCCGACCTGTTTTGCAACTTTTCCGGCTTCAGAAAAGTATTCTTCTTTAGGAATATCAACTTCTATAGCTTTGCTTGCAATGAAATCCATTTGCTGCTGATTCAGGTTTCCAAATCTTAAGATAAAATCAAATAATTCTTTCATAAATGCAATTTAAGTAAAGAAAATTGTACTGCATTTGCCATTTGGTAAAAAATAAAAAAGAGAAGTTTAAACTTCTCTTTTTTATTATTATGCAATTATTGATCTGGATTGCATAGCAAATTTAGGATTCCTTAAATACTTCTTTTGCTTTTTCAGTTAATCCTTCTTTGTTTTTTACTTTATTATAATACTTTTTTGAGCGTTTGATCATCTTTTCATCATTAGTTTTTCTTCCTACTACATTTAAACTTAAAGCATATGCACCATTAAATGCATCATCTTTTGAGAATTTGGTTTCTACTTTTTCAAAGTATGGAATAGCCTCTTCATATTTTTCATTAAACGATAGTAAAATAGCTTTTAAAGATTGACAATCTTTATTTTCTTCTTTATATTTCTCTTCAGCAATATTAATATTCTTCAATCCGTAATCAACATCTCCCATAAGTGTTGAGGTAAGAGCTATACCAAAATAACCTTCTGGACTTTCAGGAAAATATGTTGTCATTTCTTCATATTTTTTTCGAGATAGTTTAAAATGTCCGACTAGCATACTGACCGTTGCCAGATTTTGCTTGAACTCAATTGATCTATTTTGCGCTAAACTATCCGCCATGTAATACATTACTACTGCTTCTTTATTCATATTACTTAGCCGGAGAGTGTATCCCGCAAGAAAATAAGCATCACAAAAAGTACTGTCTTTTTTTATTAATTCATTGAATATTTGATTGGCAGCACCTGTATACAAGTTTTCTCGGATACATTTTAATCCCAAATCATAAATTTTTACAGATCTTCCATCTGTAGGTTTTTTACAATATGTTCTAGTACCTAAAAAATAATCGGTTTGAGAAAATACAATTGAAAATGTAAATAGAAGAAAAATGATACTAAAAATTTTTTTCATAGTATTGGTTTATAGTTTTAAGAGATTTTTTAAAATTAATCAATAGAGACAAATAAGATTAAACATCCTTTATAAAATCCTCATATTCATAATAAAACCTTTCGAAACCATCCATTTTCTCAACAAAAAATTCAAAAATCTCCTGCCATGTATTTTTATTGAAAATAGAAACTCCATGCTTTTCTACCCAAATTCTGCTGATGACTTTCCCGCTTTCCAGGGTATACAATTCTTCCTTATGGAAATCTCCGATAAAATCTTTCAGAATATCCTCCAATGACCATATTTTATTATAATAGGCATCTCTGAAAACTTCGTCTTTCATTTCGATATCTAAAGAAACTTCTGCTTTTTTATTATCTGCATAAAATTTGAACGACATATCCTTTATTTTGGTGTCATACAAAATCCATTTTCTTGGGAATGACTTTCCGAAAGCCGTCCAAAACTCTTTTTTTAACTGCTGTGCTTCTTGTTTACTGAACATAAAGCAAACTTAATGATTAATAGGTAAAATCGCAAAAATGCTGACTATTAAACCTGTTTAACGGTTTTACAATTCATGATATAAGGGCTTTGCAAAAATTAAACAATTTTCGTATTTTTGCTATAATGTTGTCAAAAAAATCTCAATATGCTTTTAAAGCGCTTTCATACCTTGTAGAAAAGAGGAATGATGGCCCTGTACTTATTTCTGAAATTGCGGAACATAAGAAAATTCCCCTGAAGTTTTTAGAAAATATTCTGTTAGAATTGAAAAAAGCGGATATCCTTGACAGTAAAAAAGGAAAAGGAGGTGGGTATTTTTTCAAAGAA is a window of Candidatus Chryseobacterium colombiense DNA encoding:
- a CDS encoding ABC transporter permease subunit → MIAIFKKELWSYFGNWSAWIIIAAFSLVATLFLFFFENDSNIFDIGLASLQSYFVLVPWLLMFIIPALSMKTFAEEQQTGTLNWLFSQPLKVSDLVLGKFLSVWVVGILCLIPSLIYLYTVYVLGVPEGNIDLGMTFGSYFGMVILIAAFSGVGILASSLAQNQIMAYLLGVLMCFIMYFGIEQLASYKLLGGADFILQNIGFYQHFLGFTRGLIDFKDVAYFVLIIGVTLVLSNHFITKKK
- a CDS encoding cupin-like domain-containing protein, which produces MRLSPVQKIENISSGDFLKTYLKPAKPVILKDFVDSESPAFKKWNYDYFKEIAGDHQVNIYGSEIESLDRVASKPIGQSTFSDYLDLITSSPTEHRLFLFNLLSIKPELKNDIRYNDVTKGKILKWLPFMFFGGEGSITRNHVDIDMSHVFITQFQGIKKIWLFPWEQSDLLYKLPYNFHSITNIKEPDYQEFPGLKYIDGYEAVINPGETLYIPSGWWHYIQYETEGYSVSIRALPSSWLEKWRGFKNLVLIRHFDNIMRNLFKEKWFDFKVRKATRKANRAIKKQKNFHI
- the kbl gene encoding glycine C-acetyltransferase — encoded protein: MISKKYLENLQNELQNIDNDGLYKRERIITSQQSAEIEANGKKLLNFCANNYLGLSNNPEVMKASQDMIQSHGYGMSSVRFICGTQDIHKQLEQKIADFLGLEDTILYAACFDANGGVFEPLFTEEDAIISDELNHASIIDGVRLCKAARYRYKNNNMEDLEAQLIAASEKNHRFKIIVTDGVFSMDGIVADLKGVCDLADKYDALVMVDDSHATGFIGKTGRGTHEANEVMGRVDIITSTLGKALGGALGGFTSGKKEIIDMLRQRSRPYLFSNSLAPGIVGAALKVLDMISEDTSLRDKVMENAEYFRAEMKSKGFDIPDGDAAIVPVMLYDAPLAQKMAEKLMDEGIYVIGFFYPVVPKGKARIRVQLSAAHTRAHLDKAIAAFEKVGKELGVIS
- the gldG gene encoding gliding motility-associated ABC transporter substrate-binding protein GldG gives rise to the protein MKKIQFKSPFGILLFVILPLVIILAISGIRLDLTKEKRYTLSDNTIKVLESIKKPVMVDVYLEGDFPASFKQLQSETKFMLEAFRKINPKIDFKFIDPMKSKISQDTLMAMGMQPSVLPDVKDGKVSQIYLFPYAVVKYKGKGVSIPLVVQQNGIDADQQLTKSIENLEYNLVSNIKNIAVDKRKKIGILVNQDELSPEEFQGFMHLATENYDAGPIIPKNQTELTLADVPILKQMNALVIAKPRKAFTDGEKVILDQYIMNGGKTLWMIDAVNAEMDTLTRAKKVMPFPVDINMTDFFFNYGIRINPALVKDVKKFALLRLVTGEVGGNPQYTSLPWPYFPLGIAEKNDPITKNINPVKFEFPTSIDTLGGRKNIKTKVLFESSERTLLKQVPNYVDLKEIASVDSLGQMEKPSTPKIYAVAMEGKFNSAYASRIERKSYPGFKGTSPDNKMIVIADGDVGRNKVIKGRPLPLGVDMLTNEQFGNEQFLRNALDYLLDDSNLMELRNRNIEERLLDRQRITEEKNNWQWFNLLLPLVVIGALGGLFFWLRKKKFG
- a CDS encoding CopD family protein, producing MLYTIIKALHIIFMVSYFAGIFYLVRIFVYYKDTDAFAEDKKKILREQYTFMARRLWNIITVPAGVIMAVCGLVMIFLNPGLMKMPWFHLKLTFLIGLAIYHYWCWKKVLKLKELNGNTLETANIKLRQANEIATFILFLVVFTVILKSMVIEYWWQLIAGFFVLVFLIMMTVKLVNKSKK
- a CDS encoding helix-turn-helix transcriptional regulator; this translates as MKNTFRFNSLSDFHSFCNLPNPEHPLISLIDYSKVRYPVDDTELKWIQNFYSIGLKRNVNAKFNYGQQEYDFDSGVLCFVSPLQFLSLEMKPGVEVEPTGYLLLIHPDFLWGTSLAKKIKSYEFFSYQINEALFLSDKEEKIIVDLFKNIEKEYQTNIDKFTQELIVAQLELFLIYAERFYERQFFTRKKSSHELLEKFEEVLSQYFENGNLMENGIPSVKAIAEQMNISPNYLGSLLRIHTQQNTQQHIQNKIIDTAKERLSTTHLSVSEIAYELGFEHPQSFSKLFKQKTNQSPGEFRRLFN
- a CDS encoding SDR family NAD(P)-dependent oxidoreductase — protein: METKKVWFVTGASKGLGLALIKKLLQQNYRVAATTRNVQSLISEIGTTSETFLPLEVSLTDNENVQSAIAKTIEHFGQLDIVVNNAGYGQLGTLEELSDKEARANFDVNVFGTLNVIRNAMPHLRLQRSGHIFNISSIGGYSGNFPGWGIYCSTKFAVAGLTEALAEEIKDFGVKATVVYPGYFRTDFLSKESVRIPENSIPEYEAARNSEQAHLDEINGNQPNDPDKGAEAIIAISEVENPPVHFLLGSGTDEYLNNKIQWITGDAEKWSELTFSTVI